Proteins encoded within one genomic window of Natator depressus isolate rNatDep1 chromosome 1, rNatDep2.hap1, whole genome shotgun sequence:
- the LOC141988114 gene encoding olfactory receptor 52E4-like, translating into MQETPFCLRVQHFLPYSMSDANTTDFTNPSTFILLGIPGLEAAHVWISVPFCALYVIAILGNFTILFIVKMEPSLHGPMYYFVCMLAVADLGLSTSTLPKMLSIFWFNSREINFNACLTQMYFIHCISVMESGIFVAMALDRYVAICDPLRHSTILTNPVVAKIGLAVVLRGGMLVLPYPFLVRRWPYCRTNIISHTYCEHMAVVNLACADISVNSYYGLFLAFFLSSLDVCFIAVSYTQILRAIFSLPTKDARLKTFGTCGSHLFVILASYIPALFSFLTHRFGHNVPLHFHILIANMYLLVPPMLNPIIYGVRTKQIRDRLLHLFTHKGT; encoded by the coding sequence ATGCAGGAGACACCTTTCTGCCTCAGAGTTCAACACTTTCTCCCCTACTCCATGTCAGATGCCAACACAACcgacttcaccaacccctccaccttcatcttgctgggcattcctggcctggaggcggcccatgtctggatctccgTTCCCTTCTGCGCCTTGTACGTCATAGCcatcttggggaacttcaccatcctgttcatTGTGAAGATGGAGCCAAgcctccatgggcccatgtactatttTGTCTGCATGCTGGCTGTCGCTGACCTGGGCCTGTCCACGTCCACCCTGCctaaaatgctgagcatcttctggttcaacTCCAGGGAGATCAATTTCaatgcctgcctcacccagatgtacttcATTCACTGTATCTCAGTGATGGAGTCTGGGATCTTCGTGGCCATGGCTTTGgatcgctacgtggccatctgtgaccccctgagacattccaccatcctgacaaaCCCAGTGGTAGCCAAGATAGGCCTGGCTGTGGTGCTGCGTGGAGGCATGCTCGTACTGCCCTATCCCTTCCTGGTGAGGCGctggccatattgcagaaccaacatcatcTCCCACACGTACTGTGAGCACATGGCCGTGGTGAATTTGGCCTGCGCTGACATCAGTGTCAATAGTTACTACGGCCTTTTTCTGGCCTTCTTTCTGTCCAGTCTGGATGTGTGTTTTATTGCTGTGTCCTATacccagatcctcagggccatcttcagcctccccacaaaggacGCCCGGCTCAAGACTTTTGGGACCTGTGGCTCCCACCTTTTTGTCATCTTAGCCTCTTACATCccagctctcttctccttcctcacgCACCGGTTTGGCCACAATGTGCCCCTGCATTTCCACATTCTCATTGCCAACATGTACCTCCTTGTGCCTCCCATGCTGAACCCCATCATCTATGGAGTGAGGACCAAACAGATCCGGGACAGGCTGCTCCATCTCTTTACTCATAAAGGGACCTAA
- the LOC141994949 gene encoding olfactory receptor 52R1-like: MSDSNATDFTNPSTFILLGIPGLEAAHVWISIPFCALYVIAVLGNFTILIIVKREPSLHGPMYYFLCMLAVTDLVLSTSTLPKTLSIFWFNSREISFSACLTQLYFIQCFSVIESGIFMAMALDRYVAICDPLRHSAILTNAVVAKIGLAVLLRGCMLILPYPFLARQWPYCRTNIVPHTYCEHIAVVKLACADIRASSYYSLSVAFFVIGLDVFFIVVSYTQILRVIFSLPTKDTRLKTFGTCSSHICVILAFYIPALFSFLTQRFVHNVPLHFHILFANVYLLVPPTLNPIIYGVRTKQIQDRVLRLFTHKGT; this comes from the coding sequence ATGTCAGATTCCAACGCAACcgacttcaccaacccctccaccttcatcctgctgggcattcctggcctggaggcagcccatgtctggatctccatccccttctgtgcCTTGTACGTCATAGCTgtcttggggaacttcaccatcctgaTCATTGTGAAGAGAGAGCCAAgcctccatgggcccatgtactatttcctctgcatgctggccgtCACCGACTTGGTCCTGTCCACCTCCACCCTGCCCAAAAcactgagcatcttctggttcaattccagggagatcagtttcagtgcctgcctcacccagctgTACTTCATTCAGTGCTTCTCAGTGATAGAGTCTGGAATCTTCATGGCCATGGCTTTGgatcgctacgtggccatctgTGATCCCCTGAGACATTCTGCCATCCTGACAAATGCTGTGGTGGCCAAGATTGGCCTGGCCGTGCTGCTGCGTGGTTGCATGCTCATACTGCCCTATCCCTTCCTGGCCAGAcagtggccatattgcagaaccaacatcgTCCCCCACACGTACTGTGAGCACATAGCCGTGGTGAAACTGGCCTGCGCCGACATCCGTGCCAGTAGTTATTACAGCCTCTCTGTGGCATTCTTTGTGATCGGTCTGGATGTGTTTTTTATTGTAGTGTCCTATACCCAGATCCTCAGGGtcatcttcagcctccccacaaaggacACCCGGCTCAAGACTTTTGGGACTTGCAGCTCCCACATCTGTGTCATCTTAGCCTTTTACATCccagctctcttctccttcctcacacAAAGGTTTGTTCACAATGTGCCCCTGCATTTCCACATTCTCTTTGCTAACGTGTACCTCCTGGTGCCCCCCACGCTCAACCCCATCATCTACGGAGTGAGGACCAAACAGATCCAGGACAGGGTGCTCAGGCTCTTTACTCATAAAGGGACCTAA